Proteins encoded within one genomic window of Brachybacterium sp. P6-10-X1:
- a CDS encoding BCCT family transporter produces the protein MSSTGTPEAGGDTSTTGDPTESTTSPTAWPEHLPETVHLPRSMQIGVDDSDDEITEKLRRQGARIGKGVIAPAVFWPALVIILAVALAAIIFPETSSTVMFGIQNWIVADLGWFYMLVIGVFVVFSILLALSPFGRIRLGRDDDRPEFRLFSWFAMLFAAGMGIGLVFYGVAEPLGYTTNNIKPGWDGEGVELSGLAMAQTFMHWGLHPWAVYSIIGLAVAYAIHRRGRPVSIRWALEPIFGERVKGWIGDVIDVLAIFGTVFGIATSLGLGVQQIGAGLTAIGVIDGASNTFLMILIAVITLLATASVISGVGVGIKWLSNSNLTLAGILMITALVFGPTVFLLQNFVESLGIYFTNVFHMTLDVGAYTRSDDAQSWFAGNTLFYWGWWIAWAPFVGVFIARISKGRTVREFIAGVLLVPSLVGMIWFSIWGGNGLFRQWFGAGDLGDITAEESMFRIFEGFPLTGLLSILGIILVAIFFITSSDSGSLVVDMLASGGHPNPPIWSRVVWALLEGLLAAGLLLSGGLESLQAGSLITALPFSIILLLMCVALVKALSLDQAVLDQHAQIRRMEAVTRHIAGEVNATLPESEEFGEYLDTRVDDRIDYRLDRTRGAFGRSRSEKPSERSAGRAGRRSDRPDTGSSHKD, from the coding sequence ATGAGTAGCACCGGAACTCCTGAGGCCGGTGGAGACACGTCGACGACCGGCGATCCCACCGAGTCGACCACCTCCCCCACCGCGTGGCCGGAGCACCTGCCCGAGACCGTCCACCTTCCCCGCTCGATGCAGATCGGCGTGGACGACAGCGACGACGAGATCACCGAGAAGCTGCGCCGTCAGGGCGCGCGCATCGGCAAGGGGGTCATCGCCCCGGCGGTGTTCTGGCCCGCGCTGGTGATCATCCTCGCCGTCGCGCTGGCGGCGATCATCTTCCCCGAGACCTCGAGCACCGTGATGTTCGGGATCCAGAACTGGATCGTGGCCGATCTGGGCTGGTTCTACATGCTGGTCATCGGCGTCTTCGTGGTCTTCTCGATCCTTCTCGCCCTGTCACCCTTCGGCCGCATCCGGTTGGGGCGCGACGACGACCGACCCGAATTCCGACTCTTCTCCTGGTTCGCGATGCTGTTCGCGGCCGGCATGGGCATCGGCCTGGTCTTCTACGGCGTCGCCGAGCCGCTCGGTTACACCACCAACAACATCAAGCCCGGCTGGGACGGTGAAGGCGTCGAGCTCTCGGGCCTGGCCATGGCCCAGACCTTCATGCATTGGGGCCTGCATCCCTGGGCGGTCTACTCGATCATCGGTCTGGCCGTCGCGTACGCGATCCACCGTCGCGGCCGGCCGGTGTCCATCCGCTGGGCCCTCGAGCCGATCTTCGGTGAACGCGTCAAGGGCTGGATCGGGGACGTCATCGACGTCCTGGCGATCTTCGGCACCGTGTTCGGCATCGCCACCTCGCTCGGCCTGGGCGTGCAGCAGATCGGGGCCGGCCTGACCGCGATCGGCGTGATCGACGGCGCGAGCAACACCTTCCTCATGATCCTGATCGCCGTGATCACCCTGCTGGCCACCGCCTCCGTGATCAGCGGCGTCGGCGTGGGGATCAAGTGGCTGTCCAACTCCAACCTCACCCTCGCCGGCATCCTGATGATCACTGCACTGGTCTTCGGCCCGACCGTCTTCCTGCTGCAGAACTTCGTCGAGTCCCTCGGCATCTACTTCACCAACGTCTTCCACATGACCCTCGATGTCGGGGCGTACACGCGCTCCGACGACGCGCAGTCCTGGTTCGCCGGCAACACGCTGTTCTACTGGGGCTGGTGGATCGCCTGGGCTCCCTTCGTCGGCGTGTTCATCGCCCGGATCTCCAAGGGCCGCACGGTGCGCGAGTTCATCGCCGGCGTGCTGCTGGTCCCGTCCCTCGTGGGCATGATCTGGTTCTCGATCTGGGGCGGCAACGGCCTGTTCCGCCAGTGGTTCGGCGCGGGCGACCTCGGCGACATCACGGCCGAGGAGTCGATGTTCCGCATCTTCGAGGGCTTCCCGCTGACCGGGCTGCTGTCGATCCTGGGGATCATCCTCGTGGCGATCTTCTTCATCACCTCCTCGGACTCCGGCTCGCTGGTGGTGGACATGCTCGCCTCCGGCGGGCACCCGAACCCGCCGATCTGGTCCCGCGTCGTGTGGGCGCTGCTCGAGGGTCTGCTCGCAGCGGGCCTGCTCCTCTCCGGCGGGCTCGAGTCCCTGCAGGCCGGCTCCCTGATCACCGCCCTGCCCTTCAGCATCATCCTGCTGCTGATGTGCGTGGCCCTGGTCAAGGCCCTCAGTCTCGACCAGGCCGTGCTGGACCAGCATGCCCAGATCCGGCGGATGGAAGCCGTGACCCGACACATCGCCGGAGAGGTCAACGCCACGCTCCCCGAGAGCGAAGAATTCGGCGAGTACCTCGACACCCGCGTCGACGACCGGATCGACTACCGGCTGGACCGCACACGCGGTGCCTTCGGCCGCTCGCGCTCGGAGAAGCCCTCCGAGCGGTCGGCGGGCCGTGCCGGCCGACGGTCGGACCGACCGGACACCGGGTCCTCGCACAAGGACTGA
- a CDS encoding L-ribulose-5-phosphate 4-epimerase — translation MTIDLTQLPDEVQEAVAATRERVAALHAELPRNQLVVWTAGNVSERVSLPEGSDVPGLLVIKPSGVSYDELSAQNMVVCTLDGQKIVDGTPDALVPSSDTAAHAYVYEHMAEVGGVVHTHSTYATAWAARGEAIPCVLTMMGDEFGGPIPVGPFAIIGDDSIGRGIVETLSGHRSPAVLMQNHGPFTIGSDARAAVKAAVMVEEVARTVHVSRQLGEPLPIPQQSVDSLYDRYQNVYGQQATG, via the coding sequence ATGACCATCGACCTCACCCAGCTGCCCGACGAGGTGCAGGAGGCCGTCGCCGCCACCCGCGAGCGCGTCGCCGCCCTGCACGCCGAACTGCCCCGCAACCAGCTGGTGGTGTGGACCGCCGGGAACGTCTCCGAGAGGGTCAGCCTGCCAGAGGGTTCCGACGTCCCCGGCCTGCTGGTCATCAAGCCCTCCGGCGTCTCCTACGACGAGCTGTCGGCCCAGAACATGGTGGTGTGCACGCTGGACGGACAGAAGATCGTCGACGGCACCCCCGATGCGCTCGTGCCGTCCTCGGACACCGCCGCCCACGCCTACGTGTACGAGCACATGGCGGAGGTGGGTGGCGTGGTGCACACCCACTCGACCTACGCGACCGCATGGGCCGCGCGCGGCGAGGCGATCCCCTGCGTGCTGACGATGATGGGAGACGAGTTCGGCGGCCCGATCCCCGTCGGCCCCTTCGCGATCATCGGCGACGACTCCATCGGACGCGGCATCGTCGAGACCCTGTCCGGCCACCGCAGCCCCGCGGTGCTGATGCAGAACCACGGCCCGTTCACGATCGGCTCCGACGCCCGCGCGGCGGTGAAGGCCGCCGTGATGGTCGAGGAGGTCGCGCGCACGGTGCACGTCTCCCGTCAGCTCGGCGAGCCGCTGCCGATCCCGCAGCAGTCGGTCGACTCCCTGTACGACCGGTACCAGAACGTCTACGGCCAGCAGGCGACCGGCTGA
- a CDS encoding xylulokinase, which produces MMHDAVSAPDHTPVDPAAVLREGRAHLGIELGSTRIKAALVDDTGTVLGTGSHAWENELVEENWTYSLEEAWDGIRDCYADLVRDVRERHGVELTHLASIGISAMMHGYLALDADGELLTPFRTWRNTYTADAAALLSRTFALNIPLRWSVSHLMHAILGGEEHVQRIDALTTLAGSVHQRLTGRRVLGVGDASGMFPIAASGTDYDPALLERFAALDEVAGMPWSLPQILPEVLTAGQDAGSLTAEGAALLDPTGALQPGAVAAPPEGDAGTGMVATQAVDPRTGNVSAGTSAFAMVVLEGPLSGPREEIDLVTTPAGDPVAMIHTNNCTTDLDAWLALFSRFAELIGHPVGPEELYGALFGAGAAGEVDAGGVLSYNYVSGEHQTGVPSGRPLLVREQEARFTLENFMRSQLYGAFGALAVGMEALLEDEGVQLDVMYAHGGIFRTQGVAQQVLADALATPVAVGESAGEGGAWGMALLAAFTARQQAGSDRSAGSHRDDGAPAAESLSDFLAQQVFASQELGTLQPEESGMTGHASWLEGYRTGLQVERLAGEVLG; this is translated from the coding sequence ATGATGCACGATGCCGTGTCCGCACCGGACCACACTCCCGTCGATCCTGCCGCCGTCCTGCGCGAAGGGCGCGCTCACCTCGGGATCGAACTGGGCTCGACCCGGATCAAGGCGGCTCTCGTCGACGATACCGGCACCGTGCTCGGCACCGGCTCGCATGCCTGGGAGAACGAACTCGTCGAGGAGAACTGGACCTATTCGCTCGAGGAGGCCTGGGACGGGATCCGCGACTGCTACGCCGACCTCGTGCGGGACGTGCGCGAGCGCCACGGGGTGGAGCTGACGCACTTGGCGAGCATCGGCATCTCCGCGATGATGCACGGCTACCTCGCCCTCGACGCCGACGGCGAACTGCTGACCCCCTTCCGCACCTGGCGCAATACCTACACGGCCGATGCAGCGGCCCTGCTGAGCCGCACCTTCGCGCTGAACATCCCGCTGCGCTGGAGCGTCTCGCACCTGATGCATGCGATCCTCGGCGGGGAGGAGCACGTGCAGAGGATCGACGCCCTGACCACCTTGGCCGGCTCCGTGCACCAGCGCCTGACCGGGCGCCGGGTGCTGGGGGTGGGCGACGCCAGCGGGATGTTCCCGATCGCCGCCTCGGGCACGGACTACGACCCCGCGCTGCTCGAGCGCTTCGCGGCCCTCGACGAGGTCGCGGGCATGCCCTGGTCCCTGCCGCAGATCCTGCCCGAGGTGCTCACCGCCGGACAGGACGCCGGCTCCCTGACCGCAGAGGGCGCCGCCCTGCTGGACCCCACCGGAGCCCTGCAGCCCGGCGCCGTGGCCGCGCCGCCCGAGGGGGACGCCGGCACCGGGATGGTCGCCACCCAGGCCGTGGACCCGCGCACGGGCAACGTCTCGGCGGGCACCAGCGCTTTCGCGATGGTGGTCCTGGAGGGCCCGCTGTCCGGGCCGCGGGAGGAGATCGACCTGGTCACCACGCCGGCCGGTGATCCGGTGGCGATGATCCACACCAACAACTGCACCACCGACCTCGACGCCTGGCTCGCTCTCTTCTCCCGCTTCGCCGAGCTCATCGGCCATCCCGTCGGCCCCGAGGAGCTCTACGGAGCCCTGTTCGGGGCGGGAGCCGCGGGCGAGGTGGACGCCGGCGGGGTGCTGTCCTACAACTACGTCTCCGGGGAGCACCAGACGGGCGTGCCCTCCGGCCGCCCCCTGCTGGTGCGCGAGCAGGAGGCCCGCTTCACCCTCGAGAACTTCATGCGCTCCCAGCTGTACGGCGCCTTCGGAGCGCTCGCGGTGGGCATGGAGGCTCTGCTGGAGGACGAAGGGGTCCAGCTCGACGTCATGTACGCCCACGGCGGCATCTTCCGCACGCAGGGCGTCGCCCAGCAGGTGCTGGCCGACGCCCTGGCCACGCCCGTCGCCGTCGGCGAGTCCGCGGGCGAGGGCGGGGCCTGGGGCATGGCACTGCTGGCCGCCTTCACCGCGCGGCAGCAGGCAGGGTCGGACCGGAGCGCCGGGTCACACCGGGACGACGGGGCACCGGCCGCGGAATCGCTCAGTGATTTCCTCGCCCAGCAGGTCTTCGCCTCCCAGGAGCTGGGCACGCTCCAGCCCGAGGAGTCCGGCATGACCGGTCACGCGTCGTGGCTGGAGGGATACCGCACGGGCCTGCAGGTCGAGCGCCTGGCCGGTGAGGTCCTGGGCTGA